Within Sphingobium sp. SCG-1, the genomic segment TGTTGCATCCCCTGCAGATATTGCGCCGCTCGCCAATATCATGGCGCGATTGCGCGATCCTGTTGATGGTTGCCCGTGGGACGTGCAGCAGGACTTCGCAACCATCGCGCCCTACACGATTGAGGAAGCGTATGAGGTGGCCGATGCGATTACCCGCAATGACATGCCTGCCCTTAAGGACGAACTTGGCGACCTGCTGCTTCAGGTTGTTTTCCATTCTCGCATGGCTGAGGAAGCTGGACATTTTGCTCTACAGGATGTCGCCGATGCCATTTGCGAGAAGATGGTGCGTCGGCACCCGCACGTCTTTCTTGACGGCAGCACCGGCGATGCATCGACTGCGCAGACAAATTGGGAGACTATCAAGGCCACAGAGCGCGCCGAAAAGGAAGAAGATCGCAGTGCGCTTGCAGGCGTCGCGTTAGCGCTGCCAGCGTTGCTCCGGGCAGAGAAAATTCAGAAGCGCGCTGCCAGGACGGGTTTCGACTGGCCCGATCTAAGCGGGGTTACAGCAAAAATTCAGGAAGAACTTCAAGAAGTTGCCGATGCAACCTCTCAAGATGAGAAAGAGGACGAAATTGGTGATCTGCTGTTCACGGTCGTGAATCTGGCGCGGCATTTGAAAGTCGATCCGGAAGCTGCTCTTCGCCGTGCGACGGCCAAATTCGATGGCCGGTTCCGCGCCATGGAACAAGCGAGCGGGGATGCCTTCACAACACTTTCGCTTGAGGAGAAAGAAGCGCTTTGGCAGTTTGTTAAGCGTACAGCTTAGTGCGCGCGTGCTCGGAACCGGGCGTATGCAGACTGCGAAAGTCGCGCTTCTA encodes:
- the mazG gene encoding nucleoside triphosphate pyrophosphohydrolase — translated: MAGHCPSDVPVASPADIAPLANIMARLRDPVDGCPWDVQQDFATIAPYTIEEAYEVADAITRNDMPALKDELGDLLLQVVFHSRMAEEAGHFALQDVADAICEKMVRRHPHVFLDGSTGDASTAQTNWETIKATERAEKEEDRSALAGVALALPALLRAEKIQKRAARTGFDWPDLSGVTAKIQEELQEVADATSQDEKEDEIGDLLFTVVNLARHLKVDPEAALRRATAKFDGRFRAMEQASGDAFTTLSLEEKEALWQFVKRTA